In Zingiber officinale cultivar Zhangliang chromosome 1A, Zo_v1.1, whole genome shotgun sequence, the DNA window CCTCCCATATGAGTTTTGGaacccttttatgttaagggagTATAAAAAGATCATGTAAGATTACCTCATAAAATAGGATGGAAAATGTAGAAATCGAGAGTTACCTCTGGCATAAAAACAACAACAGGAGTTGTTGTATCAGGATCAAACTCTGTGCTATTTGCCTCCCTCAAGTTCATGACTGAGCGAGCATATTCTATGACAGCAATCTGCATCCCGAGACAAATACCGAGGTACGGGACTTTGTTTTCACGGGCAAATTTAGCGGCAAGAATTTTACCCTCCACCCCTCTGTCTCCAAAACCTCCGGGGACAAGTATGCCATCTGCACTCTGTAACAAAAGATTGTTAACATTGTTGCAAAATTAAACTATATTGGAGTGAAACAAAAGTTAAGATGATGAAAATGCACTTTAAAATGTATGGCATTGATTTCTTAAGTAAAAACAAGTTCACCTTCAAAAGCCTCCATGCTACTTTATATGCATCAGGAGTCTGTGTCAATAAGAATTATTGTAAATTTTGAAACAAGGAAAATGCTAACAAGAAATTCAAGGGAAGAGGCTATAGAGTATCATGAAAGCAAACCTCTTCTGCAGAAGTTTCTTCAAGATCAGATGAGGGCACCCAATTTATGACAAGTTTTTTCCGGCAAGCAACAGAAGCATGTAAAAGAGCCTGCAATTTCACAAAGGAGACTATAGTCAGTGAAAGTGCTTCGTTTTTATAAGAACACACACTCAAGGATTGCCAATCCCAACAATGGCAGCCCTAAAGTGCACAGAACTACAAGAATCGATGGAAATTACTATATCTTAGAAGAACAAATTGACATCAGCATTAACCTTCAGTACAGAGAGATAAGAATCAGGAAGACCAGTATACTTTCCTACAatggcaatcttcacctgaaaaACAATCATTTAATTAGTAAGTATTTTTAACTCCCATTGGAACAAATAAAAGAATTAGAGAGGAAAAAAGATGGCTCACAGGATCATGCAACATGTCATAGAGTTTAGCTCTAGCCATCCATTCTACCAGTAGAGGTTCCTTAGTGCATCTATACAAGTTAAAGTTGTCCTATGAGGGAGGGAACAAGTGACTAAATTGCAACAGAATAAGCTTTATAACAAAATGACCTTTCAAGGTTTAATAACTTCAGAAGAGCTTCATGAGCCTTTTGCTCCTGCAGAGGTCATGAAGGATGTTAATATAAATGTTATAATAACTAGAGACAATTTTTGAAACAAAGAGTATTCATGGTATtgtcaaaaagaaaaaaattgcaCTACCCTCAGAACCAATGGAATGTGCCAGATGTTTGTAACATCATGGAGGGTAATAATATTTGCTACCTAAAAGAAACAAATAGTTGATTGATACGATAAAATTAGCACTCTCATCCTAGAATAAACAACAGAGAAAATATCTTGACGAGTAAAAGTTGAGAAATTTACTGGAACGTGGCAAAAAAGTGAAAGTTTTTCTTTAACATTTACTTCAAGGGGCTGCAAAAAAAACATCAAATTGAACTTTAGTAGATGAATCAtggtaaaggaaaagaaattagtGGCAACATACAAGAGGgctaaaaatgatgaaatgagagTTTAATAGGGACCTTCTCACTACGGCAAGCTAAAATATGTGGGGTTAGCCCAAGTCCTCTTAATCCCCTAACACTATGTTGTGTTGGTTTAGTTTTCTACAGGAATAAAAGAAAGTGTTAGCTGTAATGATTTGGAGAAATACATTCAGCTGCAAATAACTTTGTAGTCATTACTGGTTCGCCGACTGATTTGAGAACTGGTACAAGACTGACATGAACCAGACAGAAATTACCAGGCCCTGTTATGAACAACCAAAATCTTGTACATGAAAGAGGATTTAAAATAAGCTGTCAAAACTAATATATTGAGCAATTGGCTGCAGATTCTTCTCACCTACACGGTAAGAGAATTGACCCAAAGCTTCTATAAATTGCATTGATTCAATGTCTCCTGAATTAAGATCTTCACAGTTAATATAATGGAAAGTAATGTTTCTTCTGGATGCATACTTGGATGAATATGGCAGTATTTAGATAATAATAACTTGCAATAGTAAGATTTGATCAGATAGTTGCAGTATCTTTTGGCTACTATAGTTTGTGCTTTACTAAAACAGAACTCCTGAAGAAACCTTACCTATAGTTCCACCTAATTCGATGATACAAACATCAGCTGGTTCATCTGTGCCATCTACGGGTATCATTGCCACACGTTCAATCCATTCTTGAATGGCGTCTGTAATATGGGGCACGACCTTCAAAAGAAATAAAGACAGGTTTGAAGGGATAGTGAGAAAGTAACCAAATTTTTTAGTGAGCAGGTGCAATTTGTTCATTAGTTAGAGACACACCTGAACTGTTTTTCCCAGGTAGTCCCCTCTCCTCTCTTTGTTAATGACATACTGTCACCAGAAATAGATACATTACGAGAAGAGAATAACAGTAATTCATAAAGAACCAAAATAGCCAAAGAAAATTGAAAGTAAATTTACAAAGTGAGGATCACCAACAAGCAAAGAATAAAAGTCACCTGGTATATTTTTCCAGTTGTAATATTGTTATCGCGAGTTAACTTGATGTCAAGGAAGCGTTCATAATTTCCTAGATCCAAGTCCACCTATTACATGAAGTACAAGAAGGGTCACCACTTGAAGTGAAATGAAGCCACAGAAGGAAATGATTAACTAGCCTTTCATAGACAAGAGTTGGGCTTAAAATGTTTAGGTTTCTAGATTTGAGAAAACACAATAGAAGCCCAATCCTTGAATGAAAATTAACTTGATTCTAGATTTCACGAAATGCAT includes these proteins:
- the LOC122038118 gene encoding CTP synthase 1-like isoform X1, which encodes MKYVLVTGGVVSGLGKGVTASSIGILLKACGLRVTSIKIDPYLNTDAGTMSPFEHGEVFVLDDGGEVDLDLGNYERFLDIKLTRDNNITTGKIYQYVINKERRGDYLGKTVQVVPHITDAIQEWIERVAMIPVDGTDEPADVCIIELGGTIGDIESMQFIEALGQFSYRVGPGNFCLVHVSLVPVLKSVGEPKTKPTQHSVRGLRGLGLTPHILACRSEKPLEVNVKEKLSLFCHVPVANIITLHDVTNIWHIPLVLREQKAHEALLKLLNLERCTKEPLLVEWMARAKLYDMLHDPVKIAIVGKYTGLPDSYLSVLKALLHASVACRKKLVINWVPSSDLEETSAEETPDAYKVAWRLLKSADGILVPGGFGDRGVEGKILAAKFARENKVPYLGICLGMQIAVIEYARSVMNLREANSTEFDPDTTTPVVVFMPEGSKTHMGGTMRLGSRRTYFELADCKSAKLYGKASFVDERHRHRYEVNPEMVTEFEEAGLAFVGKDETGRRMEIIELPTHPYFVGVQFHPEFKSRPGKPSAVFLGLIAASCGQLDFWLQASGQPSILKPHTSSNGFSKVYQNGSLKKSPKSLLNGTFHSNGNGVHV
- the LOC122038118 gene encoding CTP synthase 1-like isoform X2, yielding MSPFEHGEVFVLDDGGEVDLDLGNYERFLDIKLTRDNNITTGKIYQYVINKERRGDYLGKTVQVVPHITDAIQEWIERVAMIPVDGTDEPADVCIIELGGTIGDIESMQFIEALGQFSYRVGPGNFCLVHVSLVPVLKSVGEPKTKPTQHSVRGLRGLGLTPHILACRSEKPLEVNVKEKLSLFCHVPVANIITLHDVTNIWHIPLVLREQKAHEALLKLLNLERCTKEPLLVEWMARAKLYDMLHDPVKIAIVGKYTGLPDSYLSVLKALLHASVACRKKLVINWVPSSDLEETSAEETPDAYKVAWRLLKSADGILVPGGFGDRGVEGKILAAKFARENKVPYLGICLGMQIAVIEYARSVMNLREANSTEFDPDTTTPVVVFMPEGSKTHMGGTMRLGSRRTYFELADCKSAKLYGKASFVDERHRHRYEVNPEMVTEFEEAGLAFVGKDETGRRMEIIELPTHPYFVGVQFHPEFKSRPGKPSAVFLGLIAASCGQLDFWLQASGQPSILKPHTSSNGFSKVYQNGSLKKSPKSLLNGTFHSNGNGVHV